From one Amycolatopsis sp. FDAARGOS 1241 genomic stretch:
- a CDS encoding GH1 family beta-glucosidase, with product MSAEPLPTRTGLAFPPGFVWGAATAAFQVEGATTVDGREPSVWDAFAARPGAVAGGDTGEPAADHYRRAAEDVALMRSLGLGAYRFSLAWPRIQPGGLPNVRGIAFYDRLVDSLLAAGIQPWATLYHWDLPQRLEDLGGWPVRDTAYRFAEYAETIVGVLGDRVASWSTLNEPWCAAMLGYGKGIHAPGRTDPAAAAAAAHHLLLGHGLAMDVLRRDAPRAPAGITLNLYPVTPASDTPADVDAARRIDGQQNRLFLDPVLRGGYPTDVVADLAPFGFADVVLPGDEDVIAAPVDWLGVNYYRGYRVAGSPTPGSSPAGAEWIGADAVHFVPDPAAPRTDSGWEVQPAGLTASLLQVHRGYRPVPLYVTENGAAYPDVLRAGEIADTDRVAFLDAHLRAAHDAVTHGVDLRGYFYWSLLDNFEWAEGYAKRFGLVHVDYATQQRTPKRSAHWYSEVIARNALP from the coding sequence ATGTCCGCTGAACCACTGCCCACCCGGACCGGGCTCGCGTTCCCGCCCGGGTTCGTCTGGGGCGCCGCCACGGCGGCGTTCCAGGTCGAAGGGGCGACCACAGTGGACGGACGCGAACCGTCCGTGTGGGACGCCTTCGCCGCTCGGCCGGGCGCCGTCGCCGGCGGGGACACGGGCGAGCCGGCGGCCGACCACTACCGGCGCGCTGCCGAGGACGTCGCGCTGATGCGCTCGCTCGGGCTCGGCGCGTACCGGTTTTCCCTGGCGTGGCCCCGGATCCAGCCGGGCGGGCTGCCGAACGTGCGCGGGATCGCGTTCTACGACCGGCTCGTCGACTCGCTGCTGGCGGCCGGGATCCAGCCGTGGGCCACGCTGTACCACTGGGACCTGCCGCAACGGCTCGAAGACCTCGGCGGCTGGCCGGTCCGCGACACGGCGTACCGCTTCGCGGAATACGCGGAGACGATCGTGGGTGTGCTCGGTGACCGCGTGGCGAGCTGGTCGACGCTCAACGAACCCTGGTGCGCCGCGATGCTGGGCTACGGCAAGGGGATCCACGCGCCCGGCCGCACCGACCCGGCCGCCGCGGCGGCGGCCGCGCACCACCTGCTGCTCGGCCACGGCCTCGCGATGGACGTGCTGCGCCGCGACGCCCCGCGAGCACCGGCCGGGATCACGCTCAACCTGTACCCGGTCACGCCGGCGTCGGACACGCCCGCAGACGTCGACGCTGCCCGTCGGATCGACGGGCAGCAGAACCGGCTGTTCCTCGACCCTGTGCTGCGCGGCGGTTACCCCACCGACGTGGTGGCGGACCTGGCGCCGTTCGGCTTCGCCGACGTCGTGCTCCCCGGCGACGAGGACGTGATCGCCGCACCGGTCGACTGGCTCGGCGTGAACTACTACCGCGGCTACCGCGTGGCCGGCTCTCCCACGCCGGGCAGCTCACCGGCCGGCGCCGAGTGGATCGGCGCGGACGCGGTGCACTTCGTGCCCGATCCCGCGGCCCCGCGCACGGACTCGGGCTGGGAAGTGCAGCCGGCCGGGCTCACGGCGTCGCTGCTGCAGGTGCACCGCGGCTACCGGCCGGTGCCGCTGTACGTCACGGAGAACGGTGCCGCCTACCCCGACGTGCTGCGCGCCGGCGAGATCGCCGACACCGATCGCGTCGCGTTCCTCGACGCGCACCTGCGCGCGGCGCACGACGCGGTGACCCACGGCGTCGACCTGCGCGGGTACTTCTACTGGTCGCTGCTGGACAACTTCGAGTGGGCCGAGGGCTACGCCAAGCGCTTCGGGCTCGTCCACGTGGATTACGCGACGCAGCAGCGAACGCCGAAACGCAGCGCGCACTGGTACTCCGAGGTGATCGCGCGCAACGCGTTGCCGTGA